From the genome of Arvicola amphibius chromosome 9, mArvAmp1.2, whole genome shotgun sequence, one region includes:
- the LOC119822699 gene encoding tastin encodes MTTLHTRKDPLLRGISPTPSKIPILSQRCSEFSSVKPCSLDQENQDPRVRAQKPPLSTQSPLIDSAGLKLKTLHQKEKSQRLGSTQLRNPLEELKPSSGRPNVGLVSQPQTEALRAIEFVADPTALATILSGEGVKSCPLGRQSSLAQRVLVRGSKGGTAQKGQSARSSAYLAPRTPIHQLEPARASCFSRLEGSGPRGKPQSSEALNPPSGPSVHPFTRPSLQELRRETCGNSRTSASQASRLLQKTPVQPASLPPKGEHEAVPHSDEGGRALLGLAQRVPLRETGEIMHTRTSYSSLKRFTIQPKTRFTPAQSLPRVQQTQWRSGLSPHSSPEEPALPWEQIAVRLFDQESCITLQKGSGKPPAASTSGPHPFKTPNLQELKMQRISLLQQLLQQEIEGLGVGKCAPLNGGSALEMTKLQPLLADISRTLNAPEHNPGASLLGLSRHTDVTEPDLAEECEEPQPHETKVVQPSSITEAEPPVPCQIAEPEPPEPCLPVLPGPLLPRLQVQAEPLEACPWMELGPSAADSLEARNPESSPQPCWSQGPPATTSLTFSSQSSLCASPPIHSLQSLRSPTGQSGPSSLAPRTLALRQRLKACLSAIHCFYEARLDDECAFYTSRTPPPGPTRVCTNPVATLLDWQDALQFIPVGSGLDSPS; translated from the exons ATGACTACCCTCCACACGAGGAAGGATCCCCTCCTCCGAGGTATATCTCCCACCCCTAGCAAGATTCCAATACTCTCTCAAAGATGCTCAGAGTTTTCATCAGTCAAGCCGTGCTCTCTGGACCAGGAGAACCAGGATCCGAGGGTAAGAG CTCAGAAGCCACCGCTCAGTACTCAAAGTCCTCTCATAGActcagctggcctcaaattgaAAACCTTGCACCAGAAAGAGAAATCACAAAGATTGGGGAGCACTCAGCTCCGGAACCCTTTGGAGGAACTCAAGCCTAGCTCTGGGAGACCAAATGTAGGGCTTGTGTCCCAGCCCCAGACAG aggCTCTAAGGGCTATAGAGTTTGTTGCTGACCCGACAGCCCTGGCCACCATCCTTTCAGGTGAGGGGGTGAAGAGCTGTCCACTGGGGCGCCAGtccagtctggctcagagagtgCTAGTTCGAGGGAGCAAGGGAGGCACCGCCCAGAAGGGCCAG AGTGCTCGGTCTTCAGCATACCTGGCTCCCAGAACCCCTATCCATCAGCTGGAACCTGCCAGGGCTTCCTGCTTCTCAAGACTGGAGGGATCAGGACCCCGAGGGAAACCACAGAGTTCAGAGGCTCTG AATCCACCTTCAGGACCTTCCGTTCACCCCTTCACTCGCCCCAGTTTACAAGAGCTAAGAAGAGAGACATGTGGCAACAGCAG GACTTCAGCGAGCCAGGCCTCCAGATTGCTCCAGAAGACCCCAGTTCAGCCCG CTTCTTTACCCCCCAAAGGAGAGCATGAGGCTGTCCCTCATTCAGATGAAGGAGGAAGAGCCCTACTGGGTCTGGCTCAACGAGTGCCCTTAAGAGAAACTGGAGAAATAATGCACACCAGG ACCTCATATTCATCCTTGAAACGGTTCACCATTCAGCCTAAAACCCGGTTCACACCCGCCCAGTCATTACCCAGAGTTCAGCAG ACCCAGTGGCGGAGTGGTCTCTCTCCTCATTCCTCCCCTGAAGAGCCTGCCCTGCCCTGG GAGCAGATTGCTGTAAGGTTGTTTGACCAGGAGAGTTGCATCACGTTGCAGAAGGGATCTGGGAAACCACCTGCAGCAAGCACTTCTGGACCTCACCCCTTCAAAACCCCCAACCTCCAGGAGCTAAAGATGCAG CGCATCAGCCTTCTGCAGCAGCTCCTACAACAGGAGATAGAGGGACTGGGAGTGGGCAAGTGTGCCCCTCTTAATGGAGGCTCTGCTCTAGAGATGACCAAACTTCAGCCCCTACTGGCTGACATTTCTAGAACTCTGAATGCCCCAGAACACAATCCTGGAGCCTCCCTTCTTGGACTGTCAAGACACACTGATGTGACAGAGCCAGACCTTGCAGAAGAGTGTGAGGAGCCACAGCCCCATG AGACCAAGGTAGTTCAACCCAGTTCTATCACAGAAGCAGAGCCCCCAGTGCCATGCCAGATAGCTGAGCCAGAGCCGCCAGAGCCTTGCCTTCCAGTACTGCCTGGACCCCTTCTGCCTCGTCTCCAAGTACAGGCTGAACCCCTTGAAGCCTGCCCTTGGATGGAGCTAGGACCGTCGGCAGCCGACTCTCTGGAAGCTAGAAACCCAGAGTCTAGCCCACAGCCATGTTGGAGTCAGGGGCCTCCAGCAACCACCAGCTTGACCTTCTCTTCACAAAGCTCACTCTGTGCCAGCCCCCCTATCCACTCACTCCAGTCTTTGAGGTCCCCAACAGGCCAGTCAG GCCCCAGCAGTCTGGCCCCTCGAACTCTGGCTCTGAGGCAGCGCCTCAAAGCATGTCTCAGCGCCATCCACTGCTTCTATGAGGCGCGTCTGGACGACGAGTGTGCCTTCTACACTAGCCGAACCCCACCTCCTGGACCCACCCGGGTCTGCACCAACCCTGTGGCCACGTTGCTTGATTGGCAGGATGCCCTG caaTTCATTCCAGTTGGTTCTGGACTGGACTCTCCATCGTGA